The window GAACTGTCACGCATCCGCAAGCTCGTGGAAACGAGCGGCATCGGCTTCCTCTACGCCGCCAACTTCTCCGTGGGCGTGAACGTGTTCTTCGAGATCGCCCGGGCGGCCGCGGCTGCGCTCCGTCAGGGTTACCGGGGCGGCATTGTGGAACGCCACCATGCCCAGAAGAAGGACAAGCCTTCCGGCACTGCGGTGAAGCTGCAGAAGGTCCTCGAGGATGCCTCCGGCAAGCAGGTCGAAATCACCTCGGTCCGCGAGGGCGACACGGTGGGCACGCACGTGCTGCTGCTGGACTCCAGTGGCGATACCATGATGCTCATCCACGACGCCAAGTCGCGCCGCGCCTTCGCCGAGGGCGCCGTGCGCGCAGCGGAGTGGTTGCAAGGCAAGAAGGGATTCTACGAATTCAAACAAGTGCTGGAAGGGTAGCTATGAGATTGCGTGGCTGTGGTACCGCCCTCGTCACTCCGTTCAAGTCCGATGGCTCCATTGACGAGCCTGCGCTCCGAGCGCTGGTCGCCTGGCAAGTGGAATCCGGCATCGATTTCCTAGTTCCCTGCGGAACGACCGGTGAGACGCCGACGCTTTCCCGTGAGGAGTGGTTGCGCGTCATCGATATCACCATCGAAGTCGCGGCCGGCCGCGTGCCCATCGTCGCCGGCGCCACCTCCAACTCCACGACCGAGGCGGTGGAGAAGGCACGCGCCGTTGCGGCCCGCAAGGGCGTGGACGCCATCCTTACGGCCTCGCCCTACTACAACAAGCCCACGCAGGAAGGCCAGTATCTGCACTTCCGTGCCATCGCCGAGAGCGTGGACAAGCCGCTGGTGCTCTACAACGTGCCCGGACGCACCGGCGCCAACCTCGAACCGGCCACGTTGGCGCGCCTGGCCGGGATTCCCAACATCGTCGCTGTGAAGGAGGCCAGCGGCAACATGGGGCAGATTGCGGACGTTTTCCAGCGCGTCCCGGAAGGCTTTCTGGTGTTCTCCGGCGACGACTCCATCACCCTGCCCGTCGTCTCTCTCGGCGGCATGGGCGTCATCTCGGTGGCCTCGAATGAGATTCCCCGCGAGATGGCGGAGATGACTCGCGCCGCCCTCGCCGACGACTGGGCCACCGCCCGCAGCCTCCACCGCAAGTACCTAGCCTTGATGGAGGCCAACTTCATCGAGTCCAACCCGATTCCGGTTAAAGCTGTGTTGGCCATGATGGGGCGCATCGAGGAGTTCTATCGGCTGCCTCTTTGCTCCATGAAGAAAGAGAACCGTGCCAAGCTGGAGAGAATCGCCGCCGAGGCAGGCCTGATCCCGAAGGCAGTGGCAGCACGCTGAGTCTTTACGCAGGCGGTCTGCTTTAGCCTCTGGCGCTTGCCTTTTTCTTTCGCAGTTTCTCTGTGCCCACTGTGTCTCTGTGGCCAATCCGCCTTTCGTTTATACTGCCGCGCGATGGAAGAGTTGCGTGCAGCTATCGAGCGGCTATTCGCGCTCGGCGCCAGCCTACGAAGCGTCCGCACCGACCATGTGGAAGCGCACCGCGTGTTCGTTGATTTTCGGCGCGCCCTTACCGACGGCCGGATCCGCTCCGCGGAGAAGATCGATGGCCGCTGGCAGACCAACGTATGGGTCAAGCAGGGCATCCTGCTCGGCTTCCGGCTGGGCGAACTGGCCGAAATGGGCGAGCCGCGGGGGCTCAGCTTCGTGGACAAGGATACGTTTCCCCTGCGGCGCTTCCGCGTGGCGGACGGCGTGCGGGTGGTGCCCGGCGGCTCTTCGGTGCGCCAGGGAGCGTACGTGGCGCCGGGCGTGGTCTGTATGCCGCCCATGTACATCAACGTCGGCGCGTACGTGGACGAAGGCACCATGGTGGACTCGCATGTGCTGGTCGGTTCGTGCGCGCAGGTCGGTAAGCGTGTTCATCTGAGCGCCGGATCGCAGATCGGCGGCGTGCTGGAACCGGTGAATGCTTCGCCCGTGATCATCGAAGACGAAGTGCTGGTGGGCGGCAATTGCGGCGTGTACGAAAGTACTCTGGTGAGAGCGCGCGCCGTGCTGGGGGCGGGCGTCATCCTGACCCGTTCCACTCCGCTCTTCGATTTGGCCCGCGGCGAAGTGTATCGCGCGACACCGGAGGCGCCGCTCGAGGTTCCGGAAGGCGCCGTGGTAGTTGCGGGCAGTCGCGCCATTGCGCGCGGTAAAGCCACAGAGTGGGGACTCTCACTCTACACGCCGGTGATCGTGAAATATCGCGACGAAAAGACCGATCGGAGCGCGGAACTCGAGGACCTGCTGCGGTGAGCGAAACTCCTGAACGACAAGCGGTCCCGCCGGCCGACGCCTTCGAGCGTGAACTGACCACCGACCTGAAGGACTCCACGCCCGACCGTCCGCGAGGGCTACCACTACATACCCGCATCCTCATCGGCCTGGGTGTGGGCGTGGGAGCCGGTTTCGGGGCCAACCTTCTGCTGGGCGGTGAACATTGGGCGGTCGAGTGGGCCGTGCGCAACATCAGCGAGCCGGTGGGCACGCTGTTCCTGCGCATGCTGCTGATGATCGTGATCCCGCTGGTGTTCTCCGCGCTGGTGGTGGGCGTGGCCGGGGTGGGCGACATTCGCAAGCTGGGCCGCGTGGGGCTGAGGACCATCGGTTTCACTCTGGTGCTTTCGGCCATTTCGGTTGCAATCGGGCTTGGACTGGCCAACACCGTGCGTCCCGGCAAGCGCATCGATAGCGCGACCGAGACGGCGCTGCGTCAGCGCTACGGGTCGGAGGCTGCGACCCGCGTGGCTGCCGCCAAAGCGGGCACGGAAAA of the Terriglobales bacterium genome contains:
- the dapB gene encoding 4-hydroxy-tetrahydrodipicolinate reductase, with amino-acid sequence MKFLVLGRGKTGSLVAEVARERGHEVQAIGAADNEGGRELTRDKLQAVDVVLDFTTPHAVLANIEACAAAGASMVVGTTGWYDELSRIRKLVETSGIGFLYAANFSVGVNVFFEIARAAAAALRQGYRGGIVERHHAQKKDKPSGTAVKLQKVLEDASGKQVEITSVREGDTVGTHVLLLDSSGDTMMLIHDAKSRRAFAEGAVRAAEWLQGKKGFYEFKQVLEG
- the dapA gene encoding 4-hydroxy-tetrahydrodipicolinate synthase, which gives rise to MRLRGCGTALVTPFKSDGSIDEPALRALVAWQVESGIDFLVPCGTTGETPTLSREEWLRVIDITIEVAAGRVPIVAGATSNSTTEAVEKARAVAARKGVDAILTASPYYNKPTQEGQYLHFRAIAESVDKPLVLYNVPGRTGANLEPATLARLAGIPNIVAVKEASGNMGQIADVFQRVPEGFLVFSGDDSITLPVVSLGGMGVISVASNEIPREMAEMTRAALADDWATARSLHRKYLALMEANFIESNPIPVKAVLAMMGRIEEFYRLPLCSMKKENRAKLERIAAEAGLIPKAVAAR
- a CDS encoding 2,3,4,5-tetrahydropyridine-2,6-dicarboxylate N-succinyltransferase: MEELRAAIERLFALGASLRSVRTDHVEAHRVFVDFRRALTDGRIRSAEKIDGRWQTNVWVKQGILLGFRLGELAEMGEPRGLSFVDKDTFPLRRFRVADGVRVVPGGSSVRQGAYVAPGVVCMPPMYINVGAYVDEGTMVDSHVLVGSCAQVGKRVHLSAGSQIGGVLEPVNASPVIIEDEVLVGGNCGVYESTLVRARAVLGAGVILTRSTPLFDLARGEVYRATPEAPLEVPEGAVVVAGSRAIARGKATEWGLSLYTPVIVKYRDEKTDRSAELEDLLR